A stretch of DNA from Oryza brachyantha chromosome 4, ObraRS2, whole genome shotgun sequence:
AAAATTTGAAGATAACCTACATAGCATGCATCTAGATATGAGTCGGAAAATGAGGAAAATAAGAACAATCAAGAGCACTTGCATGCAAGAACAATACTATGTACTGATGCTCAAGTTCACGCCGATGCTCGAGCTCTCGGACGGCACGCGGATCCAGGGCGCCACGACGTGGTCATCAAGTCGGTCGGCGAGGCTAGCGGCAGGAAGGAGCTTGACGAGTTCGTCACCGATGCGTTCGATGGCCCATACAGGGAGGCCGTGAGCGCGCTCAGCAAGCCCGAAGAGAGCAAAGCCCCGCTGCTCGCCGCTACCGCCGACCGCGCCCCAGCCCGCCTCCTCTCGCTGTTGCTTGCCCATCGCCGCCCGCCCGAGCCAGCCTGCCCCCTCCCACCGCCGTCCGCCCCAGCCTCCGCCACCGTCCACCGACTCCCGCTGCCAGCCCCAAGctaagagaaagaagagagaggagatgaaggaagagaaggaagaaaagaaaagaaaaaaataaaataaaataatctaacATGTGGGACCGATCTGACGTTACATCAGCaaaatcagtaaaaaaaattaatactatCTGAggtcttttttaaatttaaagatacaTATTTCTGATATTTCGATTAAACCAAGATAATAATAACATCATGGCTGAAATCTACCTGCCTAGGGGGCTGGTCCGATAGCGGCGGTTCGTCCCAGAATAGCCCAGGCCAAAAACTCTCGGAGAGAGGAAAATGTCACTCCAGGCTCCTCATCTTAATAAGAAGACGACTGTAGTATTTATAGGTATAGGGTTCGGTTGATGTGAAGATATCCATAATATGTTAATAAGAAGATGATATAAGTAATCTATGTACAAATTTGGACCCTTAATACAAGTAATATTCTTACTATTGTTTCTACTTTGTGTAACATATCAATTAGTATTAGTATAGtatctctatttcataatgcaggatttttgattttttttatttgcaatgtttgatcatttgtcttattaaaatattatgaaaatattatttattttgcttgtgacttactttattattaaaagaacttcaagcatgacttgttgtttttatatttatactaaatttttaataaaacgaatgatcaaatattataaaaaaattaaacatcttacgctataaaacggaggtaacAGTATGCGACGGAGGTCGCAGTATGCAACAAAATAAGTGGCGAGATATAGTCGTTGGCTTGCAGCGAGACAGCAGATATAGTCGTTGGCTTGCAGCGAGACAGCCACGTAGATCTTGACTCGAGATGGCTTGCATCTGGCCTAAAATTCAGATGCCTTATCCTCCTAGGAGCTATTGCATTTATATCTAGAGATTATCTGTTCTTCAAGTAGGACTCCGAGAACTCATTAGGTAGTACGACGtagtaaataaatttgatcatgaaTTAAACTCTTTACTCGCATATCCCGGAATCTGTTCTTCCATAGCCATACACACTTTTGTCTTTAGGGATATGTGATATTGCTAGAAATAATTAGGGCATTCTCAGCCCATTGACTAGGATGACGttcatatcattaaataagttgtcattTAAGATGAAAGATAATATGGTAagtgaataaataagaaaaaaaaaataaaaccatgttttgcatgagacatggtttctacacaacctccaagatatcatgtgagataagtaacattaaattaaagtatggaatagtggtgtttgtattggaagagtagtgtctaatACTAGTTTGTTgataataaaaagtttatgaaaactatatttaatattatgggTTGGAAATACTGGCCGTACTCGTTTCTAATGACTAGTAACTCAGATTTTGAGCTCAAGATCACAAGGGAGGCTCACCTGCCTGCCTTAGTCGACCTGCACCTCTATCTACCCACTGGTCCCACAACCGCTGGCCTCTTTCGGGATGGTGGTGCCAAGAACACGGTAGAGAGAGAGcggaatttaactatttttaggTTTGCCACTTATCCAAATGTCCCTCTTACTTTGCGCTAAATAATTTATCACTAGAGAAGTTATTTCTTAACTATTTATTACTTTTGCCTACGTGACGAGCCACCATGGCGCATCCGCGTGAAAAGCGacgtggaccccacccgtcagccaatcctctctccttcttctccacCTCCGGCCATGCCGTTGCTAGCTGCAGGAGCGTGCTCGTCACTAGCTGCAGGAGTGTGCTCGTCGGCCTCGTGCAGgtgctaaaaaaattgatgtcgGCCTTGGAAAAGTATGAACATTGAATCCTCGTTTCCATCTTCtctttgaaaaagaaaattgatgTCGGCCTTGCCGGCGGAGACGGCCGCGCAGGCCTTGCTCACTAGTGCGTCGATGCAGCGCGGCACGAGTCGTGCGGGAgcacgccggcgagcgggAGCACGCCGAGGAGCTGTGGGAGCACGCACTGCATCGCATCGACTCCAGCGCGGGAGCAAGGCGTCGACGCACTGCGGGAGCATGCCGAGGAGCACGCCGGCGCGCTGCGGAATGCGGATCTACATCGCATCGACTCCGGCGCAGTGCGGGAGCAAGGCATCGACGCACTGCATCGCAGCTCCTCCAGTGCGACGGCACGACGAGGAGCTCCTCGGCGAGCGGGAGCACGTCGGCGCCGTCACACGACCGCAGCGTGCGCCCGGCCGGAGGtggagaaggagaggggattggctgacgggtggggtccacgtCGCTTTCCACGCGAACAAGCCACCGTAGGCAAaaatggcaaatagttaaaaaatagcaTTTCTCTGGTGACAAATTCTTAAGCGCAAATCTAACAAGGGTGTTTGAATAAGTGACAAACCTAAAAATaacgaatagttaaattttctgTAGATTGATGGAGAGAAATGGGTGGAGTGGAGGAGGGATagaaaagagaggaggagattGTGGGGTTATGTGGccccacttttttttttttttttgccacacAAGCACCTACTTTGCATGAGTGGACCCGTGTCAACTTCCATGTTAGCAAAATCGAGAGCAATACTACCTTGGGATCTCAATTAACCTAGTATTGCAAGATAAGAAATGTGTTATATAGGTTTTCGTGGCTACCGATCTTTTTTAACTCGACAACAGGATGATGGATCCAAACTAAACTTTTTTACCAAGAGGAAATTATAGCAACCATGTGATTTCAGGCCCAAGATCCTAGCCAGACCGATATTGTTTGCCCTGTTCACTTTCAGCAACAACTCAATAGCTGCTGGGAAGGGGCTCTTCTCCTCAGAATCCCTGCATCTGAACTGGCGACGGAGACTGGCTGAGCTCTCATGAAACCGGCCATCCATTGCTTCGTTGGATCGACCAATGACCATAGACGATCCCCCGACCGGCCGACGAAACCGTGCAACGACGCGCGTATGCAGCATGGCCGGGTTGCACTTGCACCTGCAGTTAACAGTAGTACTGACGAGGTCGTGTCGGTGCGGGGTGGTGGCATAGGCATAGCCGCAACGCGACGCGGCAGGGCCGAAACGAGGCCAGAATTCGCGTGTCCGCCTCGAGCGCATATGCATGGCCGCGGCGTATGCTTGGACTGCTGGTCATCCGGCGGCGCAGGTGGGCCGTGCCGTTGCCGTGCCTGAGAACGTTCGGGAGCGTGAGGTAAGTAGTGCGCTGAAAAGACGCGGCTGGTGGCCGTATGCTGCGAGGCTCCCGGCCCGGTCGCTCTCGCCCACAGCTGTTGCGCGCCCGAATCCTCGGCGTGCAAAGCCGGGGCCCTTTCACCTTCACGGCTTCACGCGTTACTCTTTTATCTCGACGGATCTAGCCTTCTTCAGTTGGAAGAGGGTAATCTTCCAAAAGGCATGCACTTCCTTTCGCATACTACTGGAAGCGACACGTTGGTTGCCACGATAAGTTTGTGTGCAGCACATAGGCTCCCCTCATGTCAACTTTGGATTTGTGAACCTGTTGACTGTAATACAGAGATTGTCGTTCCTACTACTATCAGTGAGCGACGGACGCAACCGCACCCAAGTGAAAAAGGACAGCTGGAAGTTCGAAACGGCAGTTGCTTATTGGCGAAGCAAAAATGCTCAAAATCCTGTTCCCATCCCCGCATCCCGGATTTCCAGTCTAGAGGCAGAGGATGCAGCTTGTCAAACAGCCTATTCCTCGGGTGCACTCGTCACAACGGCATTGGACATTGGTTATCTTCACACCATGCCACAGATTATGATAGGTTGCATCCTGTCACTGCCCATACTGTCTTACCCCAATCTGGTACAGCAGAAGGATAACCGAATGTACCGGTGCAATCATTCAGGGTTATTCGAAGAAGGACCAGGCCAGTAGACCACTGACCAGAGTCACCCGACCGTGCACCGTGCAAAGTAGGCGTCACCGTGCCGAGTGACCGAGTCGACGTATAAATTCTAGagacgccgcgcgcgcgcaccaCCACAGATCATCCGCATCGCAGGCGTTAGCTTAACCAAAAGCTCGCATTTATTCTGCGTGCTCCCCACCACCTTGTCTTCGCTCTCACGACAAGGACTCGATCGGAAAAACATTCGCCGCTTCGACCCAGCAGCTAGCGCGAGCGTTTCAATTCAGTCATGCGCCAGCGCGACCGGCTTTGCTGctccgtcgtcctcgccgtcctcgtcgcgcTTGGCGCGACGACGGTCGCCGAGGCGGCCACCGGCACGTTCATCTACGCCGGGTGCTCGCCGTCCAAGTACCAGCCCGGCACGCCGTTCGAGGGCAACCTCAACTCGCTCCTCGCCTCCTTCGCCAACGCGGCGCCCAACGGCGGCTACAACAGCTTCACGGCGGGGAGCAACGGCACCGgggacggcgtggcggcgtaCGGGCTGTACCAGTGCCGCGGGGACCTGGGCAACGACGACTGCTCAGCGTGCGTGCGGGACGCCGTGGCGCAGCTCAACGAGGTATGCCCCAGCGCGTACGCCGCCTCGCTGCAGCTGGAGGGGTGCTACGTGCGCTACGACAGCAGCAACTTCGTCGGTCAGCCCGACAACGCCATGGTGTACCGCAAGTGCAGCACCAGCACCAACAGCGACGCCGACTTCCTCAAGAACAGGgacgccgtcctcgccgcgctgcaGGGCGGCCTCGCGAACGGGTACAAGGTGAGCAGCTCCGGCAACGTGCAGGGGGTGTCGCAGTGCCTgggcgacctcgccgccgccgactgcACGACGTGCCTGGCTCAGGCGGTCGGCCAGCTCAAGGGCACCTGCGGCACGTCACTGGCCGCCGACGTGTACCTGGCGCAGTGCTACGTCAGGTACTGGGCCAACGGCTTCTACTTCCGCCCGTCACAAGGTATGCGCAACAGTGCAAAAATTGCATTTTTCATGCGTTTCGGACAGCAAACCCGAATCAATTCTCTGCAACCTATACTGATCAAGTGATCAAGCTTACCACTTGCAAGTCGCCAATTGTCCTAAGCTATCCCGGTTAGATGGTGTACAGTACAGTGCACAGAGTCCTTAGCTGAACAAGTCGCAACCGGAATTGATTCCGCTGGGCAATGGGTAAACTTCCCAAAGTTGATAGAGAGATCAGACAGAATGGGTGTCCACTACTGAGTACTGACAACCTTTTCATCTTATGTCCATGCATGCACCACGGATGAACATACCACAATAATCAGTGTATGTTCAGCTGTCTAAGATAAAATCTACATATGGTTAAGCTTATTTAGCCACCTATCGATCAAATTCAAAGAGGTATATGTCCATATGATACGGAGAAAAAGACAAGAGAGCAATCACTTGATTGCAGGCAGCGGCGGTACTGAGAAATCAAAAATTAGCTTAGTGGCTACAGAATACTTGTAAGCTAACAACCACTGAACCACCCATAAGGTACAGTGTGTCAGCATCATATGTTCACTTGGTCTGCAAAATCAGCCGCTAAGCTCCAGCGGCGTAGTTCAGTCAATTGCCTGCAATAAGAAATTTGCAAGGTTAATCACTTCGGTTTTTCTGGTAGACGGCATGCAAGTGACAATATCATTGGACTCGCTTTGGTAGGATACCAGCACTAGCCAGAATACCAGATGATTAAGCGGCATTAACAAAAGGAACTATTCTTTCTGATcctaaaaaagagagagaccGACAAAGATGATTCTAGTACTGAAAAGATGATGTCAAGGGGCAGTAAAAATGAGGACTTTCTTATGCAGGAATTCAAACAACTTCCTACAGGGCAGTGCTTAATCCGTAAGCTAAATAATCGTCCACTGCTTTTATTGTACTGGATATACCGGTGCGAAAGAGGGTTCAATTCTCCGACTCAGTGATGGCCACTAAACATGATTCCTATCTCTCTAAGcatatcaaatttatttaggacggcgggcgccggctGATCTGCTAGCTTAGCACCTTAGCCACTCGCCATGCTGAATATATTCGCGATAAACAAAACGAAAAGAGGCACTCTGCAAGTGGCTCTGCTTTTTGTAACTGTACTGTAGATATGATCGATGTTATTCTAATCTTTGGTCTGATTTCCTTTTGATTCTGGCGTTGATAGTAGGCTTTGTACTGCAGATTATTCACAAGATGACGTCGGGCGGACTGTGGCAATAATCGTAGGCATCTTGGCAGGACTAGCGATCATCGTGGTGTTCATATCTTTCCTCAGAAAATCATGTAAGCTCTTTGACCTGGAAATCCTTTCTATTTTGTTGTCTTTGGAGAGACTACGGGGCATGGGGTGGTTGTTTGAGAAAAGCCAGACAACATgtttacaaatagaaaataatttatgaataaaatttttatatctagatttttagcgatctagaagccaatgctgaaaaataaattatgtgaaTAAACCCTAAatcctaaatttaaggttataaatttaaatttgatttataagtttaaGCACGTGCGAAAAGACTAAGGTTGTACTAGATCATGAATTGGTAGGAGCATCTGCCGCTCTCTGCCACGTTATCTTTTATTCGATATGCACTAACATGGTATAAACTGGTGTATCCCTGTAAACTGCAGGCTAGCTTTGACACCTGAAGGAGTTTCAGTTCAACTTGCACTCTGTGCAAGAGGACTTGTAAAGGGAGCTTCGCTTGCATGACGCTGGCAAGAGCTTCATATTGCTTGTAATCTCATTTTTCcagcaatatatatgtaagcgAGATCTTGGTAGGGCTGTCGGAGCAGCACTACCTTACTTTAGatcatcatttttttgtcCACTAATAATCGGCCTACCTGTTATTGTCAAGTCTGAAGGCAGCATCATGCACATATTGGTCATAATCATGTTTGGATCAATTGCTAATCGAGTACTTTACAGAGGGCCACTTCACACAAGCCATATTGTTGGCACAAGCACATGAAACCCACTGATTACTGATTGGCCCATCACATAAAGGGCCATATTGTTGGGTCGCTAGCTACATTCTTGTCTCCATGGTATATACATAGGTTCACACAAACGAGGTCTCCAAATCTCCGAGGCCTTTGCTATTTAACCTGTACTGCAGGGGATCAAGCACTGTGTCCGCCTTCAGTCATTGGGCTCCATCTCGCCGAGTTGTAACTGCCGCAAGCGTTGATGCTTGTTTCCATCATTTTGGCCTCGGAGACACCATTGTTGCACATGTTTGCAAATGCCCTCATGTGTTTCATGCCATACTGAGTGAGGGATCCGCACTGAGATTCAAAAATTCGCACCTGACAAAGGCAAGCATAGCTTTGAGCAATTAACGCCAACAAGAGGACAATTATACCAGAGTTAAAAAGAACCTTATACTCACCATCTTCTTCAAACAATCCCAGTCGTCAACTAATGATTGACCAGAGCTTCTAGCAGCCTCAAGGATTAAAGgcccattttcaaaaccaaagaCAAGCTTCCCGATGAAATCAATGCTGCTGTCAAGATGCTTCCTGTGTGCTATCGTGTCTTCGATCTCCCTAAGAACCTTCAGCTTGTCTTCAGATCCTCCATTCAACTGCTCATActgaaaacataaatataaacattagcAAGAAACTATCATATGctcccaaaaaaatttttCGCTTAAAACTTCAGAAGTCTAACATGTCTAGTCATATTCTGTGAAACAGAGCTCGCATAGTATCACACTATACCCtttcaaatatgaaatataattcCATTATTCCCATACACAAGTAGAGGGGGAAAAAAGGGTGAAACGTCCATGGAACAAATATCTTGGAAATAAAAGGGTTAACTACATCAACACCACCGTCCTAACAACATAACATTGAACTGCAATCTATGTCAATGCATTAAGGGACCATGCATCCGCCCATACCATTCAgcaacaagaaaaaagaaaacataattcataaaatatatatttcatccAAAGTATATAACTTCTGTGTGATGATGTTCCAGTTAACATGGTAATTTTAGTATTAATATTTATCGATACTACTATTAGTAGTGTAAGAAAAGAAGTCACTACGTTCGCTCACACGGGCTAGAAAATCTCACATtaatcaaaaaacaaaaaatagaatccgattagaaataaaatttcagaattgaaaataaagaaaagtaaaaagtCCAAGTGTAAATACAGTTAAAAAATCCAGAAtttcagattaaaaataattaatattgagtAAAGAGTCCAtcaataaatacaatttggaaatATCTAAAACTctggttaaaaataagtaatattgaGAGAAAGAGtcgacatataaataaatttagaagtatcaaaaaattcaattgaaaaataaataatatgcaaAAAAGAGTCTATGTAATACaagtataaatacaaaattgagaattacaaaataatgaaAAGTAAAATGAGGTTACaggtagaaatacaatttagaaaaaaaatctgaaattcgaattaaaattaaaaataattaatatcaagataagaactcataatatagatataatttataacgATGTTAACCACACAATATGTGCAGGCCCCATGCTAGTTCAATATTATAGACATAgcatttggatttttaaagaaaggACGGACGAAAATGAATCAACTGAAGATATAACTAGAAGTCTACAACTTACCCTCTTCCACATGAAAAGAAGATCAGCGTCTCTTTGATTGACTGCAGCCTTTGGTACTGGCCAAATCAACTCGTTTGTGATGTTACCATTTGCAGGATTAAAACCTtgataaaggaaaagtttctCATCCTTGAATGTCTTGTCACCATATTCCATGACATGAGAGCCCTCGTTTAACTTATTTGCATTTGAGGTTCTTTTCTTAACCTGCCCAAGAAAGCAGTAAGTGGAAGCATTGAATCAATATCAAGAAAGTGCACTCAACACTTACCACCTCATACTGATCCTCGATAGTTTCCCTCTTTAGATTGTGAGTCTCACTGACAAAAGGACAAAATTGCTCAAAAACATCAGGCATCAGAGAATAATTGCTACAAGTACTATAAATAAAGCAGCAAAGCAATATGTGTACTTGTATTGCATCTGGCTGTTCTATCAATTGATACTTCCCAGTCTTCACCAATTTTTATAGGCTTTTGTTTGTTGACACTATGAAGAACACAGTGACTTGTGGACTACTTATGTGTAGTCAGGTCTAACACACTAAGTTACAAGCAGGCGTGCATGTTAATATGTTATGCCTTGTGACAGTACTTCTGACCACACAGATGAAACAGTATTGTACAGATTTTGAAAGATGGAACTTTTGAGAATGGTCCCAGATCAGAAGGCAGAACCAAATTTCCAGTGTGTAAAAGGATAACTGAGCAAGATAGCTTGCAGCGGACCAACAATGTTCAGTCATGACCGTAGCTCATATAAACTACTGTGAGTATGACAAGCTGAAAACTGAATTGTATAAGACCTTATGGCATACCTTTGACACGCacaaaaaagattatataagAACAACACAAATTCACAAGACATTGCAcctaatatatatacttaatgAAGCTTACCTGTCCTCCATCCAAGCAACACTGTACATGTCGCCTAGACATGTAATGTATTCGGGAGGAGGTGATGGTTCCTCCCCAGGGCAGTATGTTCCCCAGCTATTTTCAACTGCATTGGATGCTGTTGTGACATAAATATTAAGATTGTCTGGCATTAAGCCCTCGAAGATACTGCCACTTTCACATGCTTCGACATATATAACCTGAATAAATTATGGTTTAATTTCAGTCTCAGTATAtcattttggattataaaaaatggagggaaaaataaaaaaaatgatgatgtTATGTACCATTTTCGAGTAGCTGTTGGAAGCATGTTTGTTTTGTAACACCTTAATAAAATCACCAGCATAAAGATATGGCAGATTGGGCATGCCTAAAATTTGTAAACTGTAAGCTAAGCTCCAGACATAATTAACTAAAACATCTAACGTGGGAGTACGCACCAAGAACTCCAGGACCCCCATGATCTGAGTAATAGATGAAGATGTGATCCTCTGGTTTGCTGTCTATGACCTTTCCACTTCCTCCAGTAACTGCAGTTTTATTGCCCAAGAGAACAGCATAGAAGTTTTCAGTAGTAACATGATGACCAGTGTAGTCCTGTAAAACATGTTAAGCTAATCAGCCTTGCATAAAATCGAcatgcataaaaattttatacagaACTAGCATTAGAGATACATAGATgctaaagaaaaggaaatcgAATTTGAAGTCCGAAACTGTAACTACTTGCAccctcttttattttttgaaaatgcacctcaaaaggaaa
This window harbors:
- the LOC102703575 gene encoding vacuolar-processing enzyme beta-isozyme 1 produces the protein MAARCWVWGFVVALLAAAAVVAEVADGEEEGKWEPLIRMPTEEGEDAEAAAPAPAPAAPERVGTRWAVLVAGSSGYGNYRHQADVCHAYQILRKGGVEEENIVVFMYDDIAHNILNPRPGIIINHPIGGDVYAGVPKDYTGHHVTTENFYAVLLGNKTAVTGGSGKVIDSKPEDHIFIYYSDHGGPGVLGMPNLPYLYAGDFIKVLQNKHASNSYSKMVIYVEACESGSIFEGLMPDNLNIYVTTASNAVENSWGTYCPGEEPSPPPEYITCLGDMYSVAWMEDSETHNLKRETIEDQYEVVKKRTSNANKLNEGSHVMEYGDKTFKDEKLFLYQGFNPANGNITNELIWPVPKAAVNQRDADLLFMWKRYEQLNGGSEDKLKVLREIEDTIAHRKHLDSSIDFIGKLVFGFENGPLILEAARSSGQSLVDDWDCLKKMVRIFESQCGSLTQYGMKHMRAFANMCNNGVSEAKMMETSINACGSYNSARWSPMTEGGHSA
- the LOC102703300 gene encoding plasmodesmata-located protein 8-like, producing MRQRDRLCCSVVLAVLVALGATTVAEAATGTFIYAGCSPSKYQPGTPFEGNLNSLLASFANAAPNGGYNSFTAGSNGTGDGVAAYGLYQCRGDLGNDDCSACVRDAVAQLNEVCPSAYAASLQLEGCYVRYDSSNFVGQPDNAMVYRKCSTSTNSDADFLKNRDAVLAALQGGLANGYKVSSSGNVQGVSQCLGDLAAADCTTCLAQAVGQLKGTCGTSLAADVYLAQCYVRYWANGFYFRPSQDYSQDDVGRTVAIIVGILAGLAIIVVFISFLRKSC